The genome window CGGAGAGGGGGTGAGGCAACCCTTGAGGCAATCGACGCCCGCCTAACCGCTGACAGATCAAAATGGCACCAACACCTAAAAGGCTTCAGCGCCGAAATGCGACGGAACCCAACCGAGGCTGAAAACAAGCTTTGGCAAGCTCTGCGTAACCGACAACTTGCTAACGTCAAGTTCCGGCGCCAGCACAGTATTGACCTCTACATTGTTGATTTTGTGAGTCTTGCGCGCAAATTAATTGTAGAGGTAGACGGAGAAATCCACAACCAGCCTGACCAGCAGGACTATGATGCGGGCCGCTCTACACCACTGCAGGAACTCGGCTACCGAATCTTACGCTTCTCTAATAACCAAGTGCTGCACGAACCA of Hymenobacter sublimis contains these proteins:
- a CDS encoding endonuclease domain-containing protein, which produces MRRNPTEAENKLWQALRNRQLANVKFRRQHSIDLYIVDFVSLARKLIVEVDGEIHNQPDQQDYDAGRSTPLQELGYRILRFSNNQVLHEPDQVLATIKSAL